The Euphorbia lathyris chromosome 2, ddEupLath1.1, whole genome shotgun sequence genome includes a window with the following:
- the LOC136219630 gene encoding auxin-responsive protein IAA14-like, giving the protein MATSCDLNLKETELCLGLPGGGGKNEVAAAAQVETPKATGKRGFSETVDLKLNLHSKDLNENLNTYTTPSKDNNNNNPSKPPAKAQVVGWPPVRSYRKNIMAQKSSSEEGSAAFVKVCMDGAPYLRKVDLKMYQSYQQLSDALAKMFSSFTMGNYGTQGMIDFMNEGKLMDLLNSSDYVPTYEDKDGDWMLVGDVPWEMFVDSCKRLRIMKGSEAIGLAPRAMEKCKSRT; this is encoded by the exons ATGGCAACCAGCTGTGATTTGAACTTGAAGGAGACTGAGCTATGTCTAGGATTACCCGGCGGCGGTGGCAAGAATGAAGTAGCTGCTGCTGCTCAGGTGGAGACACCTAAAGCCACCGGAAAAAGAGGGTTTTCTGAAACTGTTGATTTGAAGCTCAATCTTCACTCTAAAGATCTGAATGAAAATCTCAACACTTACACTACTCCTTCTAaggacaacaacaacaacaacccTTCCAAGCCTCCTGCCAA GGCACAAGTAGTGGGTTGGCCACCAGTTAGATCTTACAGGAAGAACATAATGGCACAGAAGAGCAGCAGTGAGGAAGGAAGTGCTGCATTTGTCAAAGTCTGCATGGATGGTGCACCCTATCTTCGTAAGGTTGACCTCAAGATGTACCAAAGCTATCAGCAACTCTCTGATGCCTTAGCCAAAATGTTCAGTTCCTTCACTATGG gtaATTATGGAACTCAAGGAATGATAGACTTTATGAATGAAGGCAAGCTCATGGATCTTCTCAACAGCTCTGATTATGTGCCTACCTATGAAGACAAGGACGGTGACTGGATGCTCGTCGGTGATGTTCCTTGGGA GATGTTTGTTGATTCGTGCAAGCGCTTGCGCATAATGAAGGGCTCTGAAGCTATTGGACTTG CACCAAGAGCTATGGAGAAATGCAAGAGCAGAACCTGA